TGTGGAATGTAATAAAGTTGTTATCACACATGTTAACAGTGAAGGACCGAAGGCGGATATATTGACAAAGGCCTTGACAACAGTTAAGTTCGAGAGGATGCGCGCATTGTTGGAGGTCAAGAATTTAGGCAAGCAAATCTCAGATTAAGGGGGGAGATTGTTGAGTTTTAATTTGATATTTGATTGCTTGCGAattgattttatttttttgaGTAATAAGTGTTGGAAGAGATTACATACAGCTTGATCGTGACAATCAGTTGAGTGATTTTTGGATCCACAAATCAATGATAGAAGTTTAGTAGGAGTTTTCCTTATTTCTTTCCTAATTTTTAGATGTTTGTGTTGCAATAGTCCTTTATATGTACCTTGTAGGTCATTAATAAAAAAAGCAAGTCTTTGACATTGCATTACTGGTGTTCTTGTTTCTCAGTTTCTAATATATACACTTAGAGGCCATTTGTTTTTAACTTAATGAAGCTGAATGAACGGTGATATAAATCGCTCATATATTCAGATTATTTGGCCATAAATTATAAGGGTCTGAACCATTCAAAAGATGCTGAGCGATTCCTGTCAAAAACTACAGCAGAATGATTCATGAGTATAAAACGTAAgtaaataaatatcaatatccTGACTTTCGTTGTGTGCAGCCTAAACATAAAAAAATAGGTAAGGTATTATGATTCTTTAACATAGGTTGCAATCTTACTattgtaatttaattttttttattcaaatatttgaaaagaacataaaataaatttctaaatcaattattatatgtatgacaaataatttaattataaaatgatatATACTTAGTTATTGTATTATAGACAGAATAAacatttaaattattaaaattattttttaatatcaTATTAGATTAACATTGAAAGGTAATATACAATGTGGAAAAAAACTGATATATATGATGGGCCTGGTCCTGTGTATAGTACTGTATGTATTACGTAGAGAGAATAAAACAAAACAAACTATCTATTACTCCCATACTTAAAACTGAAGGGATACATGCATATGTAGCAAACGTAGTGCTGCTAACCACTACTCCTAAAAACTCTCCACTACACTGTACTCTCCTAATAATGCTGAAAATAAACTCACGACTAAGTCATCTCCTGTAGACTAGGATGACAATGTATTTAATTTAAAACAACTaactaaaataataaaataatgaaaCAAGTTTAGATTAATTTTACAACAATCTCTCCCTTAATCTAAACTTATCTCATGCAATCCTTCTAGCCCACATGACTATTGAACTGAGCCCGTATGGCTAATAATCTGAGCCCGTTTGGCTAAACTTATGACTATAACAAAATTTGTTCATCATCCTTGACGACTGCCATGTTTACTTCCCGCCTCTTCTCTCTTTCCCGTCATGATTTGCTACATTCTGACGCATAGTGTCCCAAGGTGTTACAGTTGTAGCACCTGATCCTACTCTGGTCACGGAAATAACCACCTCTAGTTCTTTGATTCTGAGATGCCAAGAGAAGTTGTTGTCTGTCTGCGCTCTCAGACCTGCCCTTCATCCTCTCCTTGGGAGCTTTAAGACGACCCACTAACTTTTCAACCGCCATAGCTTTCATATCTCCGAACTGTTCGATATTTGAAGCTATATGGAAAAATTTATCAGGGACTGAACGTAGGATCTTCCTCACAATGCTTGATTCCTCCATCACTTCTCCAAGAACCTGTATGTTGGTTGCTATCCCGCTCAGCTTCATACAAAAATCGTCGATGTTATCTGTCTCCTTCATGGTAAGAgactcaaactctccctttaacGTTTGTACTTAGCCTCCTTCACTCGCTCTGCTCATACACACATCATTTTAATAGCTTCCCAAGCTTCCTTTGCGGTTTCTTTCTCAGCAATAGTCAGCAACACTTCTTCTGGCACGCCTTGGTATATAGCTGCAAGAGCTATCTGTACCGTCCTCTCATCAACAACAATCTTTGGGTCTCCTTCGATCGCACCCAAACACCTTGCGCCTTCAtgaaaatcttcattttcagggACGATGTTGTATAGTTACTTTTCGTTAACATTTGATAGCTTAAACCCACAGAGCCTTCTTTTATCTTGGTTATCTCCATGGTTACGTTTGTGTGTTTGGGTTGATATTCGGGCATACACCACCtggagctctgataccaaatgcGAAAAAAAACTGATATATGTGATGAGCCTGATCCTGTGTATAGTACTATATGTATTACGTAGAGAGAATAAAACAAAACAAACTATCTATTACTTTCATACTTAAAACTGGAAGGGATACATGCATATATAGCAGACGTAGTGCTGCTAACCACTACTCCTAAAAACTCTCCACTACACTGAACCCTCCTAATAATGCTCAAAACAAACTCATGACTAAGTCATCTCCTGTAGACTAGGATGacaatttatttaatttaaaaataactaactaaaataataatttcacaaaaataataataataaaataatgaaaCAAGTTTAGATTAATTTTTCAACATACAATGTTAGTTATttcaaactaaaataaaatattaatgtCCTTCAGAAGTTTTCAGATTTTTTCTACCAAACAAAATTATTCATTAATTATTCAAATATCTCAATCATTCAGAAATTAGCATTCAGATTTGCCAAATGACCCCTTAATttatcagtacttatatatatttttgtagTGTAAGACAAAAATAGGTTAAAATGGTCCAGGAAGCATATATAAGTCTGAAATTTTTTCCTTTGCTGCTTTGCAGAAACCAGGCAGCAGATAATACCCCCACCACCCCTCTGAAACCAACATCctcacatttatctaaagctgagtgtaatgatgtaataaatgacatgtccacaaaattatatcacctgcgtgttacacttaagtccctcactaaggaaatgctaaaattaaagaaaacaatttatttttaagtgagaggaataatgtgttagagtctcaatttattgaatttgagaaattgagaattgagtgtaagattgccaatgatgaattaactgagtccttgaagaaagaagagattttaaagaaacagcttgaacgagaacaggaagtgattaaggcatgtaaatcatctagagatgttctTGCTCAAAgcactaaagttcaaggtattgagtcatTTTACGATACAGCCTGGAAGAaaagtaaagagaagcttgagtccaatttggttgaaggattgttgacagatgtggactcgacaaatgatgaaaatcatccgttggataatcaaaataattaatgtCGCATTAGTTAGACCTGATTTGGTCCAAGGGAAaagcccaattaatgaggcccaaaccctaattatttattaatttcataattaataaggGGGCAATTAAACAACCCAATAAATGTGTTCAAATAAGTAACTACTTCTATAAGAAGTATCCTCCAAGCAACCTAAATTTAGAAGAAAACTAATTCAtgctttctaggactccaaagtccaatcagaggtggagacttgcccaccaagtcacCAATTATACCCTAATTCCTAGACTCTCAacgtctatataaagggtcttaccccTTCAATTTCGAAAGAAGGTTTTTTTGGACAAGAGCTCCACACGTCACGATTCCGTGAGAACACCCTATAAACCACTAGGCCATTACCTGGAACGACGTTTTAGATTCAGCCCTTGAAGAACATGAAATTCAATACGTCCTTCGTGAGCTCTCGCTGCCATAGGTCCGAGGTCAAACATCACCAAGAACTATGTTTTGGCTTGATGGTTGGCATACgccaaggtacgtaggcatcttgtaagggCATATTCAAGTCACGAAACACAAGCgcaaccattaaagctcgaagcttaTCAAACTCTAACATTAAATACGCGTAATTAATACATCCACGTttttatccataatatttggcgccgtctgtgggaagaagATGACAAACATGAAAGCACGAAGAAATACCGAGAAACCACTTGTTGCGATGCACAACTTCATATCCACCGTTGATATACTACCACAGTCAATCCTCATGCTTAGGGGGCTGATCTCTCAGGGACGGAGATCCCCATTACCCAATAGCTGATCCAAAGAATAGTCTCTAACCTCAAGGGATGCATAATTAAGGGAAGAGTCCCAAACTATAGATGATGCTCTCATTAATGAACACCTAAATTTCAGATGTTAATAATTGAGCCTCCTTCAAGGGTGAAAGATCACACACCTTATGGGATATAAAATTTTGAGGAGGAACGCAACGTCGAGTACATGAGAAGTACGAACCTTGGTATTTGTAAGGGTTAAACTTTATTGAAGGGAGACGTTACGATTTATATGATCCCCACATCGAGGATAGTGATTGTTCATATGAAGAGGAGATCACCCCAAGAAGGGTATAGCCGAGCAATGAATTTGTTGTCAAATGGTGTTTTTAGTCCCGAAGACGTGAAAGGGCGAATGCCCAAATCATAAAGAAGAAGATCCGTGCTCATGAAGCACACATCCCAAAACCCCAAAAAGATCCGGAATCATAAAGCGATCAAGATCTACCATCTACAACTCAAGTTGTCGCTTCCATCATTGAAGTACCACAACTTTCAGTCACAAAACCAAGAAGCCGGTCGCGTAATAATGGGATTCCTTATGACCCAAACATTGATTCAATGGACCGATACCCAATCTCAAGGAGTAGAAAActaagggatgaatccccaataGTATTTCAGTTTTCGTTATGAAACCTGTATTTTAGATAAATGTTTTCCGATAGTTTTTATGGAGAGAACTTATATGGAGATCATAAAAATACTGAACTGATGACTTTTTAGAGTTTTGGATAAAAATTAGTCAGACTTGAAACTTGATCAACAATCCTGGCACAGAGTGAATAAATCGAGTTCATTATTCGAGCTTCACCTAGTAAATCGAATTCATTAATTCGAGTTTCGCCAAGTAACTTGGAGCTGTACAGATACTATTGCAACAATTACATTGCAGAATTCCTGCAGAGTGAGTCCCTTGTTGCGAACATGAACCTTTCGACGAGTTGAGCAGCTCTGAGCCGAGTGTTATTCGTCACATTTAGATATGTTGTTATATCTGCAGAGTTCGGAACACACCAGAAACAATTAGTAATAAATAGTGACATATCAACAAAAGAGACCAATTAGTATACTGTAGTTGTAAAACCTGATCTATTGAGGCAAACTTGACCATAAACAACTTTAAAGTTATCATATAATCGAGCTCGGGGgtatttaaaattttatgttttgtTATTATGTATGGAAATGAGATTAATGCaatatagatatatataaattAAACTAGACAGCATGATTATACTTAATAAACTGAATACTTGATGAAATAGTAAAAACAGCAAACATAGGACAAAATATCGTCCGATTCCCGAGTTTTAAACACTGTTCGTAAAAATAGGCTTTTCAATGAGTAGTTTTTGTCTTTTTTCCTAGTAAAGGAGCACCCCAAATTAAGAGTAATTGGCAGTTTGTAACctacttttattttcatttttgtgATTTGGGTTTACATTATTTTTTATGTCAACTTACACCCCATAAAATTAATTTCGCTTCTATTTGTACCCCATTGACGACTTTCCACCCAAGTTGACCGTTAACTTTAATGGAATCGGGGGCATTTCAGTAAATCACTAATTAAACCAAAAGAAAATAAGAGTATTTGGCACTTTGTAACCCATTTCTTTGGGCGTTTTTCAATTTGGGTCTATATTATATTTCCTTGCAAGTTGCACATTTAACTTTGAATTTCGCTTTGTTTTGCACCACCTGGACCATTTTTAACTTTTATATCATGGGTAAAATCGAAAATTTCTGGTTTCCAAGAGCCAATCGTCGGATCCTTAGATTTCCCGGTCAAAACCAACAAAAAAAATACATAAATCGATTGTAAATAGGGCTGAGAAAATTGAACCGAAACTGAAAAACCGAACTGAACCGTACTAATTCAGTTCGGTCCTGATTTTTCAAAATTCGGTTTGGTCcgattcttttaaaaaatatttcggtcCAGACCGAATtgaccgaatagaccaaatcataaatattataattttatattatatatttacatatatctaaaaattataatcatagtttttaatttttaattatactGTTACACTCTTAGAACTCTACATATCTccttactttaattatattttagattttttacgttttggtttgaaatttttaataaaattttctttttaaaaaaaaatcggtCCGTTTGGTCCAAAACTGGACCGAATCGAATTATTTGGGTCCGGTCCATAATAAAATTTCGGTCCGGTTCGATCCAAGAAAAAATGATAATTCAATTTTTCGGTCTATTCgattcggtccggttttggaccgaaccgaccgaatgctcagccccaTTTGCAAATAACAAGCAAAAGTTATTTGTAATATCAAATTTCATGAAAAATGCCAAAAAATCAAACCCCCAATTCGAAATAAGAATCCTAGAATCGAgttgaattttttattttagcGAATATGGACCGACCTATTAAATATTCGCTCCATTTATAATTAGATTTTTTTATCAGATTGAATCCATGATCGAATCTttcatgatataacttgcaaGGGAACATAATATAGACCTGAATTGAAAAAATTTCCTAAGAAATGAGTTAAAAAGTGTCAATTACTCTTATTTTCGTCTAttttaattagtaatttactGAAACGCCCCCGCTTCCGTTAAGGTTAACAGTTATCTTGGATCGAAAGTCGTCATTGGGGTGCAAATAGAAGCGAAATTAATTTTTATGGGGTGCATGTTGACAGAGAAAATAATGTAGACCCAAAtcataaaaatgaaaataaaagtggGTTACGAACTGCCAATTACTCCCAAATTAACTTCAAAAGGAAATCTTATGCTATAGTTGTGATATTTTTCCCACTTTCCATTATTAGTTTTCAAATCTGAATATGAATAAATAATAGTTATGGTCCTTGTAATTACTAAATAGATATATTTACATAGATATGTAGAATGCCTGATTGCGTATCACAGAATACAACTTGATACATGAAAGGATTAAAACAAAGAAGTTACCATACATATAGTTACATAATTCCCTATAAATTGTGATTCACATTCTCCAAACCAAAAATCTAACATCTCAAGAAATTGTGATTCAAGTTCTCTGAGACGCAGAACCAAACTCTTTCTCCGGGAATTTGTTCGATTAATGATGAATCTTCACAAGGTCATGGTACGAAACATATAACTTGTATCACGCTCATGTATAATGCTAAAGATTTGTTGTTTCAACTTGAATTTTCTGTAGTTTCAATTTGAATTTGTTTAAGATATGGTATGCCTATTTAACTGATTTTATGTGATTGAGTACAGATATATGTGTTGAGAGTGTACGCGGATCTGAGGTCGGAGGCAAGCAGAAATAAGTTGCTGGAAGTTCTATCTTCTGTTTCCGTTTCCGGTGCGTTTGTATAGTAGGGTTCcgtaaatttttaatttttgaagatAACTTTTGGTAGTTGTATATGATGAGTTGTGAGGAAGATCTTCAATGATTGTATCGCGGCTTAATAACCTTTCGGTCCCTGAAATATGAACCGTTATATCTATCAGCTCCAAAAGTATGAAGTCATACCTTTTAACCCTTGTAGTAGTAGATATAGTTCCTTTAGCCCTTTTCGGCAATAAAACAACGTATCGGTAATATCGGAGACTTCATACTTTTAGGGCTGATAGGTATAACAGCTAGGGGCCGAAAGGTTATTAAGCCTTGTATCGCACATATACACATGTATCTTATCTTGCACTAAGTCTGGGTCTCTGACTATGTTTAGTTTGGTTTAATATATACCATGAGTTGTGAGTTTATAAAGGATCACAGGATTTGTTTGCCATAATAACACAATGTTACATTACATGCAGAAACTTCCATAAATCTAGATCCGGAAACAGGAATAATACATATAACAGATTCACTGGACATAGACTTGGTGCTGCATACTTTAGCCAAGTCCGGTTACAGAGTAAAGCTGGTTCGTACAATTTCTCCGGCCGTAGGGCTTCTACATCCTACTTTTTATCGTCAGAGGAGGCCACAACCCGGTAACGTTGCTTACGATGATTCTTCGTATGTAGGGTATGTTACATCAGTTGACATTGTTCATAACTTTGGTTAATTTACAAAATTTAGTATTCAGTAATTAGTATTACATATCTAATTTGCCATTTTATTTGTTTCAAGTGACTACTATGGATATGGATTGTCTCGCGGCCAGCAAGACAGTCAAATCAGTTACACTGATAGATATGAAGGTGCCCTTCACTACCCTCTGCATACAAACCACTGTCACCGGCCACTGCCACCCTGCCACCAGGACAATCGACTCGAATGCACCCACCACCATCACTGCTGCCATGGTAGAAATGTATGTGCCCTCCGCCACCAACATGGTATAAACCACTGTCGCCACGACAATCGATACCATGAGGGAATTGGATGCGCCAACCACCATCAATGCCATGGGGGATATGGATGTGCACTtcaccaccaccaccattgcAGACATTAAGAATGCACTGGTTCATAATAAGAGCAGGATATGAATGAAGAACTTCCCAAGTTAATGATCTGCATAGAACTATATCTAATTAGCTTTTGGTCTATTCAATTTAATATGAACTAATTTGGACAATACTACATTAGTTTATGATTTTTTCTTAGTTGATGATTGATTAAAATTTTGGGTCTATTACTATGTTTGCATTGCTTCTTTTCTGTCAtctgttttttttttcttttgcacCAATTCTTTCATGTATCAAGTTGTATTCTGTGATACGCATTCAGGCattctttatatatttctatGTAAATATATATCTATTTTGTGAATACAAGGACCATAACTGTTATTTATTCATATTCAGATTTgaaaaataataatggaaggtGAGAAAAAGGATAAACGAAGCTGACTCGTCCTAATATTTTACCTCATTTTATTTGGTTTTTCTATCATCTCCGTTAATACTCCTACCACTCATTGAGAAGCCTATTTCCAGGAACAGTGTTGTAAAACTCGGGAATCGGATGATATTTTGTCCTCTGTTTGCTGTTTCTACTAGTCTTGTTTAATTTGTATATATCTATTATGCATTAATCTCATTTCCATACATAATAacaaaacataaaattttaaatgcCCCGAGCTCCATTATATGAAAACTTTAAAGTTGTTTATGGTcatgtttttttttttttttttttg
The sequence above is drawn from the Apium graveolens cultivar Ventura chromosome 2, ASM990537v1, whole genome shotgun sequence genome and encodes:
- the LOC141705353 gene encoding uncharacterized protein LOC141705353, producing MMNLHKVMIYVLRVYADLRSEASRNKLLEVLSSVSVSETSINLDPETGIIHITDSLDIDLVLHTLAKSGYRVKLVRTISPAVGLLHPTFYRQRRPQPGNVAYDDSSYVGDYYGYGLSRGQQDSQISYTDRYEGALHYPLHTNHCHRPLPPCHQDNRLECTHHHHCCHGRNVCALRHQHGINHCRHDNRYHEGIGCANHHQCHGGYGCALHHHHHCRH